The sequence below is a genomic window from Methanosarcinales archaeon Met12.
AGGGGATGGCTTGGCAGTGATATCTGGTTTCCCGAGATCCGCTCTGGCAGCGGGGCGGTGCTGGTCATGACCATGGTTCTCTACCCTTATGTCTACCTGCTGGCACGGGCGGCGTTCCACGAGCAGTCAGGCAGCACCTTTGAGGCAGCGCGCGCCATGGGCTACAGCCGGTTGCAATCCTTTCTCCGCCTCGCCCTTCCGATGGCGCGCCCCTCGATTGCCGCCGGACTGACCCTGGCGTTGATGGCGGCGCTGACCGACTTCGCCACGGTGCGCTGGTTCAACTTCCCCACCCTTTCTGACGGTGTCATCCGCGTCTGGCTCGGGATGATGGATCTGAGGGCGGCAACAGAACTGGCCGGGGTGCTGCTGCTCTTTGCCCTGATGGTGATCCTTATGGAACGATGGTTGCGGGGACGGGCGCGCTATTCTCAAACCGCAGGGAGGTCCCACGGCATCGTGCAGGTGAAGCTCTCCGGCTGGAAAGGATGGGCCGCGACCGGGTTCTCCGCTCTGGTGCTATCGGTTGCCTTCATTCTACCCGTGGCACAACTGGCCCACTGGGCGCTCAGCGAAGTTGCCCATATGTCGCCAGGAGCCCTGGCCATGTACTGGGAATTGGCTGGCAACAGCCTGATGCTATCCGGGTTGGCGGCCGGGGCTGCTATCACCCTGGCCGTGGTAGTGGCCAACGGCGTGCGCATGGGCGGTGGCCGGCTGACCCGATTCACCGCGCGCCTGGCCACTATGGGCTACGCCGTCCCCGGGGCAGTCATCGCCGTCGGGATACTGGTACCGCTCTCGGCCTTCGACCACGCGCTGAATGACCTGGTCGAGGGGTGGCACGGCGTGACGATTGGCCTGCTGCTCACCGGCTCGGTGGTCGGGCTCATCTATGCCTATGTGGTGCAGTTCATGGCGGCGGCCTACAACAGCGTGGAGTCGAGCCTGGATAAGGTCACCCCCAATATCACCATGGCCGCCAGGACCTTGGGAGCCACGCCGAGGAGGCTCTTGTGGCGCATTCATCTCCCGCTGATTGCTCCCGGCCTGTTGGCCGGCACAACCCTGGTCTTTGTGTGCGTGATGAGAGAACTGCCTATCACCATGATGCTGCGGCCCTTCGGCTATGACACCCTTGCTATCTGGGTCTTCCAGATGGCGGCTGAGCACCTGTGGGCTGGCGCCGCCCTGCCGGCGCTCACCATCGTAGCGGTGGGCATTCTTCCGGTGATATTGCTGATGCGGGTAGCCACGCCGAAAAGAATCCAACAGATGAGGAGGTGAGCAAGATAAAGAGAATTGAGAGACCACACGTTTCGTTGTGGCAGGTGTCCAAATATTTTGGCAAGGTAGCGGCCATCGTTAACCTGACCATTGAAGTGAACAAGGGAGAGTTCTTCTCATTGCTCGGGCCGTCGGGGTGCGGCAAGACTACGCTGCTAAGGCTTATCGCCGGGCTGGAGGAGCCTGATTCAGGAACTATAACCATAGGCGAGGATATCGTTGCTGGAGGGAGATGGATTGCGCCTGAAAAAAGAGGGGTGGGGATTGTCTTTCAGGACTATGCCCTCTTTCCTCACATGACGGTCTTCAAGAACATTGCCTTTGGCTTAAAAGGATGTAGTCGGCAGGAACTCAAACAAAAGGTGCTGGAATCACTGGAGCTGGTAGGCTTATGCGGCATGGCATCGAGGTACCCCCATGAACTCTCGGGAGGGCAGCAGCAGCGGGTCGCTCTGGCGCGCGCCCTGGCCCCCGGGCCGGAAGTGATCTTGCTGGATGAGCCTTTCTCCAACCTGGATGCAGACCTGCGGACTCGGATAAGGGCTGAGGTCAAGGGCATACTATCTCACGTCGGGGCTACCGTCATCTTCGTCACCCATGACCAGGAGGAAGCTTTCTCCATGGCTGATCGCGTAGCAGTGATGAATGAAGGGCGGATAGAGCAGATAGGTTCCCCGGAAGAGATTTATCATTTCCCATCTACACGATTTGTTGCGGACTTCGTGGGACAGGCGGATTTCATAGACGGTGTCGTGGAGGAGAGGGGAATCGTAACGGAAATCGGGATATTCCCGAATAACACGGCACTGGCGAGGGGTACAAAAATTCAGCTCATGATTAGGCCAGATGACATAACTTTCACCTTGGATGGAAAGGGCGGTGCGGTGGTAGAAAGCCAGGAGTTCAGGGGTTCTGAGAATTTCTATACCCTTAGACTGGCCTCTGGGAAGCTGATGCACAGCAGCCGTCCCTCCACTCTATTGGTCGAGCATGGCACCAGAGTTAGAGTGACAGCAACCCCCACACACATCGTTGCCTTCATAGGGGATGAGGTGATGAGATAGTTTTGGATTATGCGAGGTATCGAATCTAAGAATTGGCGACCGTCTTGATATTCAGTCCTGCTCGCTCTGCGGCGACGAACGAAGAATAGTGAGCATTTTTATCGAGTACCACCCAGTCGCCCCCATCTGCCAGTGCATGCATAATCGCAAATTTGGCCTCGCGAGCGCCATTGGTAACGCGCGCATGCTCCGTACCTAAAAACTCTGGTAATGCTCTGTGAACGAAATCATATATCGGAGGGGTCTTGATTTGGTCCAGTGCACCAGTACAGAAATCACAGACGGAGTAGCCATCTCCCCACTCGAGAAGCGCATCCCTTGCCTCGGGCGTGAGTATGCCGCCTCTCTGGAGCGGTCGATGTTGACCATGTCCCTTGTCTCCCGCTTTACATCGCGAAACTTCTGCATGTTTGACAATCTAAATACCTGCCCATACATGGAGATACGCCATATTTAAACTTTAGATATATCTGCCCCTTTGGAGAATATCCTGCTGGCAATCAGATGTGCGACCCTCAGTGGCTCCGGGATTCTGCTGTGTATTGAGGTGAGTTGCACAAGTTCGGTGGCACTCGAAAGATCGATTCCACAACATTGAACGAAAACAGACCCATACGAAGTTGTGACCTCATGAATATCCCCTGCATTTTGAGCCAGGTTCCATCGCTCTTCCGAACGGTCCAGGTTCTTTAGCGCTTCTTTTACCTTTTTAAGATTTGGCGGCGACCGCATAACCGCGATAATCGGCAGTCCTGTTTGTCTGTGCAATGCGTTGAGATCTACGATATTAAAACCGGCATATGTGATGCCGTCCAGCATGATCGCCCGTATCTGTTCATAACGGTTGCTGCTCCTGACCAATTCGACCATTTTTTCCGTGTGCACCAGATGGGGCATCTGGTGGAGTTGTAGTCCTGAAAGGACTTCAACAACGTCAAAACCGTCCCGTTCGATCTCCGACCGAAGCGCATCATCTAACCAGTAAGCGCCCCTGAAAACAGCCCCTATTAACACCACGTTAGCAGATATTATCGGCCCATCATCGATGCCAAGTATTCGAACCTCATGTTTGATGGGCATATCCTATTTTACTTTATTCTTAAACTTTCTCTTAAACGTATCGCATTGCTTGCCCAACAGGGTTGCCGCATCCTTTAATGCCATAATTGGGTCTACGTCCTTCGTTCGTATATGCAATACTGGATAGCTGATGCCAGGATGCTTGATGTCGTAGGATGCAATTTTTACCCGCTCATCCTGGAGAAGTATCGACCTTAGCGCATTTAAGAGTGTGTGGTCCTCTCCCCCAATTTCCAGCCTGACCTCGTCGTCGGTTTTCTCGAAAATCTTTATGTCCATTTTAATCCAACACCTAAATCACACCGGTTCCATAGCCTTCCGCAATCTTCCTGGTTTCGATATGTTCGCATTCCGGACACTTGAGCATATCGTCCTCTCTTTTCAACACGGTTCTGCACCTGGAACAAATGGCTTTTAT
It includes:
- a CDS encoding iron ABC transporter permease, producing the protein MVTNTLDNREHIYTPRALRRLVRDQPALPLLIAGLVILPVAVVLWALLTPTPAVWEHLWATLLPELTRNTIVLLIGVGVGTLILGTGLAWLTVAYRFPGQAVFDWMFMLPLAVPAYIMGFVYMAIFDFAGPVQSALRGWLGSDIWFPEIRSGSGAVLVMTMVLYPYVYLLARAAFHEQSGSTFEAARAMGYSRLQSFLRLALPMARPSIAAGLTLALMAALTDFATVRWFNFPTLSDGVIRVWLGMMDLRAATELAGVLLLFALMVILMERWLRGRARYSQTAGRSHGIVQVKLSGWKGWAATGFSALVLSVAFILPVAQLAHWALSEVAHMSPGALAMYWELAGNSLMLSGLAAGAAITLAVVVANGVRMGGGRLTRFTARLATMGYAVPGAVIAVGILVPLSAFDHALNDLVEGWHGVTIGLLLTGSVVGLIYAYVVQFMAAAYNSVESSLDKVTPNITMAARTLGATPRRLLWRIHLPLIAPGLLAGTTLVFVCVMRELPITMMLRPFGYDTLAIWVFQMAAEHLWAGAALPALTIVAVGILPVILLMRVATPKRIQQMRR
- a CDS encoding ABC transporter ATP-binding protein, translating into MSKIKRIERPHVSLWQVSKYFGKVAAIVNLTIEVNKGEFFSLLGPSGCGKTTLLRLIAGLEEPDSGTITIGEDIVAGGRWIAPEKRGVGIVFQDYALFPHMTVFKNIAFGLKGCSRQELKQKVLESLELVGLCGMASRYPHELSGGQQQRVALARALAPGPEVILLDEPFSNLDADLRTRIRAEVKGILSHVGATVIFVTHDQEEAFSMADRVAVMNEGRIEQIGSPEEIYHFPSTRFVADFVGQADFIDGVVEERGIVTEIGIFPNNTALARGTKIQLMIRPDDITFTLDGKGGAVVESQEFRGSENFYTLRLASGKLMHSSRPSTLLVEHGTRVRVTATPTHIVAFIGDEVMR
- a CDS encoding DUF99 family protein, with translation MPIKHEVRILGIDDGPIISANVVLIGAVFRGAYWLDDALRSEIERDGFDVVEVLSGLQLHQMPHLVHTEKMVELVRSSNRYEQIRAIMLDGITYAGFNIVDLNALHRQTGLPIIAVMRSPPNLKKVKEALKNLDRSEERWNLAQNAGDIHEVTTSYGSVFVQCCGIDLSSATELVQLTSIHSRIPEPLRVAHLIASRIFSKGADISKV
- a CDS encoding DNA-directed RNA polymerase subunit L, coding for MDIKIFEKTDDEVRLEIGGEDHTLLNALRSILLQDERVKIASYDIKHPGISYPVLHIRTKDVDPIMALKDAATLLGKQCDTFKRKFKNKVK